One window from the genome of Oncorhynchus gorbuscha isolate QuinsamMale2020 ecotype Even-year linkage group LG14, OgorEven_v1.0, whole genome shotgun sequence encodes:
- the LOC123994774 gene encoding F-box only protein 40-like encodes MRRHSLFSRSPRPAGHRHCDSCYSRRCKAPVEISVSCVLIPCRLLCGALFHMCKEEEHALLCPNEKVPCLNAAFGCPIIMPRSWQAGHLQVCPASVVCCSMEWIRWPADEAYANTHPDIHAHTHTLHENLLKEQKAGEQLDLAMALDDQRHLYARMKMKTLYPEMIVKVEGEEEEKKEDKKKEKTEDWATVRLCNGASTLCTAADDGWSEDRPYHILSGVPETAVTDLSDFSLEKEEGDVGVEEPGGDISSDRYNRYERMFNMDKGGCNVDTKNSRGREGKEWNHWMELEEQSCREKKERRDAEELMGTLQAPGAPEGPRGTEANRNATGITGMAPWQDGVLQRMAKEVTPQEFNMYLVHHGRMLLTFGQMDACTPREKDFVYGNIEPIPVQSLYSFKVPVSYREKQRSVHYYDASARAESTWACVDTSDLGALKESWWTDEADSTLLGYAEREVMGHQISEERGQDGLYVDMGMQTHSFKTAPFGRDTTLADLTRDRPLKLRLQLHADSTSSRHNKASSAFTFLCGHSFQRREFPKHFRNVHTDIQTCASGWFEQRCPLAYLGCTYSQRRLEPFQQPATVTYNQELSIFNLRPTIPASQGEGPEPLKSSKSQSAPEPVGTARRRRSRGKGDCDSLSALPSEVLCHMASFLDSLSLSQLALVSRLMREVCSSLLQDRGMVSLLWEKKTYKSGVAKWKAKTVWEFSHLFSTVDLWRFIDNVPSMSEHLKVCPYYQTWVPPQPVALPSMSHLQGGTQEQDNQQRQSLVAQFMGNR; translated from the exons ATG AGACGTCATTCCCTTTTCTCTCGTTCCCCCCGTCCTGCCGGTCATCGCCACTGTGACAGCTGCTACAGCCGGCGGTGTAAGGCCCCCGTGGAGATCTCCGTGTCTTGTGTGCTCATCCCCTGCCGCCTTTTGTGTGGAGCCCTGTTCCACATGTGCAAAGAGGAGGAGCATGCGCTCCTCTGCCCCAATGAGAAGGTGCCATGCCTCAACGCCGCCTTCGGCTGTCCAATCATCATGCCCCGTTCCTGGCAGGCGGGCCACCTGCAGGTCTGTCCCGCCAGTGTGGTGTGTTGCTCAATGGAGTGGATCCGCTGGCCAGCCGATGAAGCCTACGCAAACACACACCCCGAcatccacgcacacacacacaccctgcatgAGAACCTGCTGAAGGAGCAGAAGGCAGGAGAACAGTTGGACCTGGCCATGGCCCTGGATGATCAGAGACACCTGTACGCCCGTATGAAGATGAAGACTCTCTACCCAGAGATGATAgtgaaggtggagggagaggaagaggagaagaaagaagatAAGAAAAAGGAGAAGACAGAAGACTGGGCCACAGTGCGTCTATGTAATGGGGCCTCTACCCTCTGTACGGCTGCTGATGATGGGTGGAGTGAAGATAGGCCATATCATATCCTATCTG GCGTTCCAGAAACAGCCGTGACAGACCTTTCAGACTTCTCtttggagaaggaggagggagatgtgGGTGTGGAGGAACCAGGGGGAGACATCAGCTCTGACAGATACAACAGGTATGAGAGGATGTTCAATATGGATAAAGGAGGCTGTAATGTGGACACCAAAAACAGCCGGGGCAGAGAAGGGAAGGAGTGGAACCATTGGATGGAGTTGGAGGAGCAGTCGtgcagagagaagaaggagagaagagatgcaGAAGAGTTGATGGGCACTCTGCAAGCTCCAGGAGCTCCAGAGGGACCAAGGGGGACCGAGGCCAACCGTAATGCCACAGGGATTACAGGTATGGCCCCGTGGCAGGACGGGGTCCTGCAGCGCATGGCCAAGGAGGTCACCCCCCAGGAATTCAACATGTACCTGGTGCACCACGGACGCATGCTGCTCACCTTTGGCCAGATGGATGCCTGCACGCCACGGGAAAAAGACTTTGTCTACGGAAACATAGAGCCCATCCCTGTTCAGTCACTGTACTCCTTCAAG GTTCCTGTCAGCTACCGTGAGAAGCAGCGTAGTGTCCACTACTATGACGCATCAGCCCGTGCTGAGAGTACCTGGGCCTGTGTGGATACGTCTGACCTGGGGGCATTAAAGGAGTCCTGGTGGACAGACGAGGCTGACAGCACACTACTGGGATacgcagagagagaggtcatggGGCATCAG atcagtgaGGAGCGTGGACAGGACGGGCTTTATGTGGACATGGGGATGCAGACCCACTCCTTCAAGACGGCACCGTTCGGACGAGACACGACGTTAGCAGACCTGACAAGGGACAGGCCTCTGAAGCTCCGCCTCCAGCTGCATGCGGACAGCACCTCCAGCCGACACAACAAGGCTAGCTCTGCCTTCACCTTCCTCTGTGGACACTCCTTCCAACGAAGGGAATTCCCCAAACACTTCAG GAACGTGCACACAGACATTCAGACATGTGCTAGTGGCTGGTTTGAGCAGAGGTGTCCCCTGGCCTACCTGGGCTGCACCTACAGCCAGAGAAGGTTGGAGCCTTTCCAACAACCTGCCACGGTCACCTACAA CCAGGAACTGAGCATCTTCAACCTCCGACCCACCATCCCAGCTTCTCAAGGGGAGGGACCAGAGCCCCTTAAATCCTCCAAGTCGCAGTCTGCTCCAGAACCTGTCGGAACCGCCAGGAGGAGGCGGTCGAGGGGAAAAGGGGACTGCGATTCTCTGAGTGCTTTGCCATCCGAGGTGCTGTGCCACATGGCCAGCTTCCTGGACAGCCTGTCCCTGTCCCAACTGGCCCTTGTGTCCCGCCTCATGAGAGAGGTATGTTCCTCTCTGCTGCAGGACAGGGGGATGGTGTCCCTCCTCTGGGAAAAGAAGACCTACAAGTCTGGTGTGGCCAAATGGAAGGCCAAAACG GTGTGGGAGTTCAGTCATCTGTTCTCTACAGTAGATTTGTGGCGTTTTATAGACAACGTGCCGTCCATGTCGGAGCACCTGAAGGTTTGTCCCTACTACCAGACCTGGGTACCACCCCAGCCGGTGGCCCTGCCCAGCATGAGTCACCTACAGGGTGGAACACAGGagcaggacaaccagcagagacagagcctggttgcTCAGTTCATGGGCAACAGATAG